In a single window of the Cuculus canorus isolate bCucCan1 chromosome 25, bCucCan1.pri, whole genome shotgun sequence genome:
- the STAT3 gene encoding signal transducer and activator of transcription 3 isoform X1, translating into MAQWNQLQQLDTRYLEQLHQLYSDSFPMELRQFLAPWIESQDWAYAASKESHATLVFHNLLGEIDQQYSRFLQESNVLYQHNLRRIKQFLQSRYLEKPMEIARIVARCLWEESRLLQTAATAAQQGGQATHPTAAVVTEKQQMLEQHLQDVRKRVQDLEQKMKVVENLQDDFDFNYKTLKSQGDMQDLNGNNQSVTRQKMQQLEQMLTALDQMRRGIVSELAGLLSAMEYVQKMLADEELADWKRRQQIACIGGPPNICLDRLENWITSLAESQLQTRQQIKKLEELQQKVSYKGDPIVQHRPMLEERIVELFRNLMKSAFVVERQPCMPMHPDRPLVIKTGVQFTTKVRLLVKFPELNYQLKIKVCIDKDSGDVAALRGSRKFNILGTNTKVMNMEESNNGSLSAEFKHLTLREQRCGNGGRANCDASLIVTEELHLITFETEVYHQGLKIDLETHSLPVVVISNICQMPNAWASILWYNMLTNNPKNVNFFTKPPIGTWDQVAEVLSWQFSSTTKRGLSIEQLTTLAEKLLGPGVNYSGCQITWAKFCKENMAGKGFSFWVWLDNIIDLVKKYILALWNEGYIMGFISKERERAILSTKPPGTFLLRFSESSKEGGITFTWVEKDISGKTQIQSVEPYTKQQLNNMSFAEIIMGYKIMDATNILVSPLVYLYPDIPKEEAFGKYCRSESQEHSEATDSGSAAPYLKTKFICVTPTSFSNTIDLPMSPRTLDSLMQFGNNGEGAEANAGGQFESLTFDMEMTQECASSPM; encoded by the exons ATGGCGCAGTGgaaccagctgcagcagctcgACACGCGGTACCTGGAGCAGCTCCACCAACTCTACAGTGACAGCTTTCCCATGGAGCTCCGGCAGTTCTTGGCCCCGTGGATTGAGAGCCAGGACTG GGCGTACGCTGCCAGCAAGGAGTCGCACGCCACGCTGGTGTTCCATAACCTGCTGGGAGAGATCGACCAACAATACAGCCGCTTCCTGCAGGAGTCCAATGTCTTGTACCAGCACAACCTGCGGCGCATCAAGCAGTTCCTGCAG AGCAGATACTTGGAGAAGCCAATGGAAATAGCTCGCATCGTGGCTCGCTGCCTGTGGGAAGAGTCCCGGCTCCTCCAGACAGCTGCCACCGCAGCCCAG CAAGGGGGACAGGCAACACATCCAACAGCAGCAGTAgtgacagagaagcagcagatgctgGAGCAGCATCTGCAGGATGTGAGGAAGAGAGTGCAG GATCTGGAGCAGAAGATGAAAGTGGTGGAGAATCTCCAGGATGACTTTGATTTTAACTACAAGACTTTGAAAAGCCAAGGAG ACATGCAGGATCTGAATGGAAACAATCAGTCAGTGACTCGGCAGAAGATGCAGCAGCTGGAACAGATGCTGACGGCGCTGGATCAAATGCGGAGG GGTATCGTGAGCGAGCTGGCTGGCCTGTTGTCAGCCATGGAGTATGTGCAGAAGATGCTGGCGGATGAGGAATTGGCAGACTGGAAGAGACGGCAGCAGATCGCCTGCATTGGCGGCCCACCAAATATCTGCTTAGACCGGCTCGAGAACTG GATAACCTCTCTTGCCGAATCACAGCTCCAGACCCGGCAGCAGATCAAGAAATTGGAAGAACTGCAACAGAAAGTGTCCTACAAAGGTGACCCCATTGTCCAACACCGGCCCATGTTGGAGGAGCGGATTGTGGAGCTGTTTAGGAACTTGATGAAAAG CGCTTTTGTCGTGGAGAGGCAGCCCTGCATGCCCATGCACCCCGACCGGCCCCTGGTCATCAAAACCGGCGTGCAGTTCACCACCAAAGTCAG GTTGTTGGTCAAGTTTCCAGAGCTGAATTATCAACTGAAAATTAAAGTCTGCATTGACAA GGACTCTGGGGATGTTGCAGCACTTCGGGG GTCCCGGAAGTTTAACATCCTGGGGACAAACACCAAGGTCATGAACATGGAAGAGTCAAACAACGGCAGCCTCTCAGCAGAGTTCAAGCACCTG acCTTACGGGAGCAGCGGTGTGGAAATGGAGGCAGAGCCAACTGTGAT GCCTCGCTGATCGTCACCGAGGAGCTGCACCTCATCACCTTTGAGACAGAGGTGTATCACCAGGGGCTGAAGATCGACCTGGAG ACCCACTCGCTGCCTGTGGTGGTCATCTCCAACATCTGCCAGATGCCCAATGCCTGGGCGTCCATCCTGTGGTACAACATGCTGACCAACAACCCCAAG AACGTGAACTTCTTCACCAAGCCCCCCATCGGGACGTGGGACCAGGTGGCAGAGGTGCTGAGCTGGCAGTTCTCTTCTACCACAAAGCGTGGCCTCAGCATTGAGCAGCTGACGACTCTGGCAGAAAAACTCCTAG GACCAGGTGTGAACTACTCGGGCTGTCAGATCACCTGGGCCAAGTTCTGCAAG GAGAACATGGCTGGCAAAGGCTTCTCTTTCTGGGTCTGGCTGGACAACATCATTGACTTGGTGAAAAAGTATATCCTGGCGCTGTGGAACGAGGG GTACATCATGGGATTCATCAGCAAGGAGAGGGAACGAGCCATCCTGAGCACTAAGCCTCCAGGAACCTTCCTGCTCCGGTTCAGCGAGAGCAGCAAGGAAGGTGGCATCACCTTCACGTGGGTGGAGAAGGACATCAGTG GGAAAACCCAGATCCAGTCTGTGGAGCCTTACACCAAGCAGCAGTTGAACAACATGTCATTCGCGGAGATCATCATGGGCTACAAAATCATGGATGCCACCAACATCCTGGTGTCTCCCTTGGTGTATCTGTACCCGGACATCCCCAAGGAGGAGGCGTTTGGGAAGTACTGCCGTTCCGAGAGCCAGGAGCACTCTGAAGCTACTGACTCAGGTA gtgCTGCTCCGTATCTGAAGACCAAGTTCATCTGCGTCACCCC CACCTCCTTCAGCAACACCATCGACCTGCCCATGTCCCCGCGCACCCTGGACTCGCTCATGCAGTTCGGCAACAACGGCGAGGGAGCAGAGGCCAATGCAGGAGGGCAGTTTG AGTCGCTGACCTTCGACATGGAGATGACGCAGGAATGTGCTTCTTCACCCATGTGA
- the STAT3 gene encoding signal transducer and activator of transcription 3 isoform X2 yields MAQWNQLQQLDTRYLEQLHQLYSDSFPMELRQFLAPWIESQDWAYAASKESHATLVFHNLLGEIDQQYSRFLQESNVLYQHNLRRIKQFLQSRYLEKPMEIARIVARCLWEESRLLQTAATAAQQGGQATHPTAAVVTEKQQMLEQHLQDVRKRVQDLEQKMKVVENLQDDFDFNYKTLKSQGDMQDLNGNNQSVTRQKMQQLEQMLTALDQMRRGIVSELAGLLSAMEYVQKMLADEELADWKRRQQIACIGGPPNICLDRLENWITSLAESQLQTRQQIKKLEELQQKVSYKGDPIVQHRPMLEERIVELFRNLMKSAFVVERQPCMPMHPDRPLVIKTGVQFTTKVRLLVKFPELNYQLKIKVCIDKDSGDVAALRGSRKFNILGTNTKVMNMEESNNGSLSAEFKHLTLREQRCGNGGRANCDASLIVTEELHLITFETEVYHQGLKIDLETHSLPVVVISNICQMPNAWASILWYNMLTNNPKNVNFFTKPPIGTWDQVAEVLSWQFSSTTKRGLSIEQLTTLAEKLLGPGVNYSGCQITWAKFCKENMAGKGFSFWVWLDNIIDLVKKYILALWNEGYIMGFISKERERAILSTKPPGTFLLRFSESSKEGGITFTWVEKDISGKTQIQSVEPYTKQQLNNMSFAEIIMGYKIMDATNILVSPLVYLYPDIPKEEAFGKYCRSESQEHSEATDSGAAPYLKTKFICVTPTSFSNTIDLPMSPRTLDSLMQFGNNGEGAEANAGGQFESLTFDMEMTQECASSPM; encoded by the exons ATGGCGCAGTGgaaccagctgcagcagctcgACACGCGGTACCTGGAGCAGCTCCACCAACTCTACAGTGACAGCTTTCCCATGGAGCTCCGGCAGTTCTTGGCCCCGTGGATTGAGAGCCAGGACTG GGCGTACGCTGCCAGCAAGGAGTCGCACGCCACGCTGGTGTTCCATAACCTGCTGGGAGAGATCGACCAACAATACAGCCGCTTCCTGCAGGAGTCCAATGTCTTGTACCAGCACAACCTGCGGCGCATCAAGCAGTTCCTGCAG AGCAGATACTTGGAGAAGCCAATGGAAATAGCTCGCATCGTGGCTCGCTGCCTGTGGGAAGAGTCCCGGCTCCTCCAGACAGCTGCCACCGCAGCCCAG CAAGGGGGACAGGCAACACATCCAACAGCAGCAGTAgtgacagagaagcagcagatgctgGAGCAGCATCTGCAGGATGTGAGGAAGAGAGTGCAG GATCTGGAGCAGAAGATGAAAGTGGTGGAGAATCTCCAGGATGACTTTGATTTTAACTACAAGACTTTGAAAAGCCAAGGAG ACATGCAGGATCTGAATGGAAACAATCAGTCAGTGACTCGGCAGAAGATGCAGCAGCTGGAACAGATGCTGACGGCGCTGGATCAAATGCGGAGG GGTATCGTGAGCGAGCTGGCTGGCCTGTTGTCAGCCATGGAGTATGTGCAGAAGATGCTGGCGGATGAGGAATTGGCAGACTGGAAGAGACGGCAGCAGATCGCCTGCATTGGCGGCCCACCAAATATCTGCTTAGACCGGCTCGAGAACTG GATAACCTCTCTTGCCGAATCACAGCTCCAGACCCGGCAGCAGATCAAGAAATTGGAAGAACTGCAACAGAAAGTGTCCTACAAAGGTGACCCCATTGTCCAACACCGGCCCATGTTGGAGGAGCGGATTGTGGAGCTGTTTAGGAACTTGATGAAAAG CGCTTTTGTCGTGGAGAGGCAGCCCTGCATGCCCATGCACCCCGACCGGCCCCTGGTCATCAAAACCGGCGTGCAGTTCACCACCAAAGTCAG GTTGTTGGTCAAGTTTCCAGAGCTGAATTATCAACTGAAAATTAAAGTCTGCATTGACAA GGACTCTGGGGATGTTGCAGCACTTCGGGG GTCCCGGAAGTTTAACATCCTGGGGACAAACACCAAGGTCATGAACATGGAAGAGTCAAACAACGGCAGCCTCTCAGCAGAGTTCAAGCACCTG acCTTACGGGAGCAGCGGTGTGGAAATGGAGGCAGAGCCAACTGTGAT GCCTCGCTGATCGTCACCGAGGAGCTGCACCTCATCACCTTTGAGACAGAGGTGTATCACCAGGGGCTGAAGATCGACCTGGAG ACCCACTCGCTGCCTGTGGTGGTCATCTCCAACATCTGCCAGATGCCCAATGCCTGGGCGTCCATCCTGTGGTACAACATGCTGACCAACAACCCCAAG AACGTGAACTTCTTCACCAAGCCCCCCATCGGGACGTGGGACCAGGTGGCAGAGGTGCTGAGCTGGCAGTTCTCTTCTACCACAAAGCGTGGCCTCAGCATTGAGCAGCTGACGACTCTGGCAGAAAAACTCCTAG GACCAGGTGTGAACTACTCGGGCTGTCAGATCACCTGGGCCAAGTTCTGCAAG GAGAACATGGCTGGCAAAGGCTTCTCTTTCTGGGTCTGGCTGGACAACATCATTGACTTGGTGAAAAAGTATATCCTGGCGCTGTGGAACGAGGG GTACATCATGGGATTCATCAGCAAGGAGAGGGAACGAGCCATCCTGAGCACTAAGCCTCCAGGAACCTTCCTGCTCCGGTTCAGCGAGAGCAGCAAGGAAGGTGGCATCACCTTCACGTGGGTGGAGAAGGACATCAGTG GGAAAACCCAGATCCAGTCTGTGGAGCCTTACACCAAGCAGCAGTTGAACAACATGTCATTCGCGGAGATCATCATGGGCTACAAAATCATGGATGCCACCAACATCCTGGTGTCTCCCTTGGTGTATCTGTACCCGGACATCCCCAAGGAGGAGGCGTTTGGGAAGTACTGCCGTTCCGAGAGCCAGGAGCACTCTGAAGCTACTGACTCAG gtgCTGCTCCGTATCTGAAGACCAAGTTCATCTGCGTCACCCC CACCTCCTTCAGCAACACCATCGACCTGCCCATGTCCCCGCGCACCCTGGACTCGCTCATGCAGTTCGGCAACAACGGCGAGGGAGCAGAGGCCAATGCAGGAGGGCAGTTTG AGTCGCTGACCTTCGACATGGAGATGACGCAGGAATGTGCTTCTTCACCCATGTGA